The following are from one region of the Stigmatella ashevillena genome:
- a CDS encoding HNH endonuclease: MNRGTKPTRTGNRNTEGQIQVEGYGYWRPSLVQRLGEYCSYCEVPLGVNLAVEHKNPKSNPSVDPDDWGNLLLACTNCNSHKLDFGAQSGEILRRMFFPDTGSYKFSMVSYAREVKTRKQLFADGLLAKKPAANDNESFDCVWIKPNVVSAENKVKLLQTITLMGLNISATEEKDPKMSDRRVLNRTAAWERATRLAGLLSAHLPPSWFFDPLRNQIREAAIATGFWSVWVTVFQNTLPASPEKAAWMTSLFGAGAFPGTQHTF; the protein is encoded by the coding sequence GTGAATCGAGGAACCAAGCCCACGCGTACGGGCAACCGAAACACCGAGGGGCAGATTCAAGTCGAAGGCTATGGGTACTGGCGCCCTTCGCTCGTTCAGCGACTCGGTGAATATTGCTCGTATTGTGAGGTGCCACTGGGCGTCAACCTCGCCGTCGAGCACAAGAATCCCAAGAGCAATCCCTCCGTCGACCCGGACGACTGGGGCAACCTCCTGCTTGCGTGCACAAATTGCAATTCACACAAGTTAGACTTCGGCGCACAAAGCGGAGAAATTCTCCGCCGCATGTTCTTTCCCGATACAGGCAGCTACAAATTTTCAATGGTCAGCTACGCGCGAGAGGTCAAGACTCGAAAGCAGCTCTTCGCTGATGGTCTTCTCGCAAAAAAGCCTGCGGCAAATGACAACGAGTCGTTCGACTGTGTTTGGATAAAGCCGAACGTGGTGAGCGCGGAGAACAAAGTAAAGCTTCTCCAGACGATCACGCTGATGGGGCTCAACATCAGCGCCACGGAGGAGAAAGATCCGAAGATGAGCGACAGGAGGGTGCTCAATCGGACCGCAGCCTGGGAGCGCGCCACGAGACTCGCGGGTCTTCTTTCTGCCCATCTACCGCCTTCGTGGTTCTTTGATCCGCTGAGAAACCAGATTCGAGAGGCTGCTATCGCGACGGGGTTTTGGTCGGTGTGGGTGACCGTCTTTCAGAACACCCTGCCGGCGAGTCCTGAGAAGGCCGCGTGGATGACGAGCCTCTTTGGCGCGGGCGCCTTCCCCGGTACGCAACACACGTTCTAG
- a CDS encoding HNH endonuclease, whose product MRPIDRGIPQTYPSNWAALTQKQRDHLTFHHGVVIRGYIARAQYAISKLTSQLAASAPAVVGGTRKRRRSVAATTPNKKAKITVTPWGAIDQLHAEFVALNNEYIRIEQAGPANLDDDCVALRTRLQNFVAKVKETVKSLKDSSYGKSRRDLVTRLGQYCSYCELPIATSLAVEHMLPKSDFPLRSLAWSNFLLSCAMCNSFKSDKPPRLLASQLIMEGAPESKIVEKVLDAYFWPSEENYNNFLDEFQYTLQKVAYNDDGTLVRAEPIDNSAIASWIFSGAIKFIEDSGTGVTVSVNEELEEVLAADCGGANTTILTPALHAILQKYRLTLDINSPDITFAVKSPRLIEIIEKRVFTLDLSKLRDNNYLYSLQEGRRVLAEFSKDKPLFSSKEIRESARRVRMQILSGNVPDEVLQKLAEPQYAVQAGADFIQVEADRKETIITVKKRFHLLLDLDQSIFSLRRGQQFDVELRIVPVGSHRLVKKALIDDLKLNIVEAAKYGNKLTDRRMIKRTRAFVTALETISRWGLAVGNKAQEDAMRAAIAETVLATGFWTVWWWTYSRFIAVPPDREPLQADLLDTLRFVGTQSPVGAV is encoded by the coding sequence ATGCGACCCATCGATCGAGGCATCCCGCAGACCTACCCGTCGAATTGGGCCGCGCTCACCCAAAAGCAGCGGGACCACCTCACGTTTCACCATGGGGTTGTTATCCGCGGGTACATCGCGCGGGCCCAATACGCGATCAGCAAGCTCACAAGCCAACTCGCGGCGAGTGCTCCGGCTGTCGTCGGGGGCACGCGGAAGCGCCGGAGATCCGTGGCGGCCACGACACCGAACAAGAAGGCAAAGATCACCGTCACGCCCTGGGGAGCGATCGACCAACTCCACGCGGAGTTCGTGGCATTGAACAATGAATACATCCGGATCGAACAGGCAGGACCCGCGAATCTCGATGATGACTGCGTGGCGTTGCGGACGAGACTCCAAAATTTTGTGGCGAAGGTCAAAGAGACCGTCAAGAGTCTAAAGGACTCGAGCTACGGCAAATCGCGGCGGGATCTCGTCACCAGGCTCGGCCAATATTGTTCGTATTGCGAACTCCCGATAGCGACCAGTCTCGCCGTCGAGCACATGTTGCCGAAGAGCGATTTTCCCTTGCGCTCGCTCGCGTGGTCGAACTTTCTCCTGTCCTGCGCGATGTGCAACAGCTTCAAGAGCGACAAGCCGCCTCGCTTATTAGCGAGCCAGCTCATCATGGAAGGGGCTCCCGAAAGCAAGATCGTGGAAAAAGTTCTTGATGCTTACTTTTGGCCGAGCGAAGAAAACTATAATAATTTTCTGGATGAGTTTCAGTATACCTTGCAAAAGGTCGCCTATAACGACGATGGGACGCTCGTACGCGCGGAGCCGATCGACAACTCCGCCATTGCGTCTTGGATTTTCTCCGGCGCCATCAAGTTCATCGAGGATTCTGGCACGGGTGTGACCGTGTCGGTCAACGAAGAACTCGAAGAGGTTCTTGCGGCCGATTGCGGCGGCGCAAACACGACCATCCTCACGCCAGCGCTGCACGCGATTTTGCAGAAGTATAGATTGACGCTCGATATCAACTCTCCTGACATCACGTTCGCAGTGAAGAGCCCGAGGTTGATCGAAATCATCGAGAAGCGCGTGTTCACACTCGATCTGAGCAAATTGAGGGATAACAACTATCTCTATTCTCTCCAAGAGGGTAGGCGTGTTCTCGCCGAATTCAGCAAAGACAAGCCACTCTTTAGCTCCAAGGAGATTCGCGAGAGTGCCCGCCGCGTACGCATGCAAATCCTGTCGGGAAACGTGCCCGATGAGGTGCTTCAGAAGCTCGCCGAGCCTCAGTACGCGGTTCAGGCGGGCGCTGACTTCATCCAGGTTGAAGCCGACAGGAAAGAGACAATCATCACGGTCAAGAAGCGCTTTCACCTCCTCTTGGACCTTGACCAGAGCATCTTTTCGCTCAGGCGCGGACAGCAATTCGACGTGGAACTCCGCATCGTTCCCGTGGGCTCTCACCGTCTCGTCAAGAAGGCGCTCATCGACGACCTCAAGCTCAACATCGTCGAGGCTGCGAAGTACGGCAATAAGCTGACGGATAGGCGCATGATCAAGCGAACGCGGGCGTTCGTCACCGCGTTGGAGACGATCAGCCGTTGGGGGCTTGCCGTGGGCAACAAGGCTCAGGAGGATGCAATGAGAGCCGCCATCGCGGAGACGGTCCTCGCCACAGGCTTTTGGACTGTCTGGTGGTGGACGTACTCGAGATTCATCGCTGTGCCGCCAGACCGCGAACCTTTGCAGGCTGACCTCCTCGACACACTCCGGTTTGTCGGCACCCAATCACCCGTGGGGGCGGTATGA
- a CDS encoding CHAT domain-containing protein has product MSTKSGQAHLSSLEPARALALIDAGGASAFRAAAFIFGHGEAEPAHVYTSARHDDMAAVLLKEGEYQDTAVGTAERFFRHLHYFQSQLDYWGRLKMAREAGRVDPLVQETFAPLLEGSGRYISAFADDVPEESIEQITGVPRERWLRRNGAILVDQPMAEMKPEEINDLVDRGRQGVLASFFKLAALRLVPDGVPAPVTTPERVDAFLAAHPRLAIVVPGFHLKGIAPVSVFLHAEGSVRRYQLGEPQLAAGNEPELLAMQGMFSAFVDDDHIPGGEGWRKLGEALQQLCAAHEEWARQLNEYLERHGITQVLFMLRGTDHVYLPWEELHTGPGGPRLGERYLIGYVHTLADLGMVAPAWMPQRQGTVQLHGGGKFREQMKVARECQLALAAQGHGLPPLSGEEACDARRLHAELRSCRRVRLFLHAHHDRLNPEQDRITLVDAEEQTARVDLKASELRCLPLAGVECVELWACEGAAHGRSLAEHGPAEEPEDVSAAFLQAGARRVVASRWQVPALTSALMMERFALLVGQGWGEAAALRSAREECRAAFRSGGIIERHLRGSVATLGPGLHASLEKAFMEAVLQLRESWGAQKRENWNSSSLMQAMGRLVRYVPPRSTELSVPTYDSSVQRADAQIAEYLQPFQNPLCWSGWRLIVRRLEDWDTATCIKKA; this is encoded by the coding sequence GTGTCCACTAAATCGGGGCAAGCTCACCTCTCCTCACTAGAGCCTGCGCGTGCGCTGGCACTGATCGACGCGGGAGGAGCCTCGGCCTTCCGGGCCGCGGCCTTCATCTTCGGCCATGGAGAGGCGGAGCCTGCTCACGTGTATACGAGCGCTCGTCATGACGACATGGCTGCGGTGCTGCTGAAGGAAGGCGAGTATCAGGACACCGCCGTAGGGACAGCGGAGCGGTTTTTCCGGCATCTCCACTACTTCCAGAGCCAGCTCGATTACTGGGGGCGCTTGAAGATGGCGCGCGAGGCCGGGCGGGTGGATCCGCTCGTACAGGAGACCTTCGCCCCCCTGCTCGAAGGCTCGGGTCGCTACATCTCCGCGTTCGCGGACGATGTACCCGAGGAGTCCATCGAGCAGATCACCGGAGTACCGCGGGAGCGGTGGCTGCGGCGCAATGGCGCCATCCTGGTGGATCAGCCCATGGCAGAGATGAAGCCGGAGGAGATCAACGATCTGGTGGATCGTGGGCGGCAGGGAGTGTTGGCGTCGTTCTTCAAGCTGGCCGCGCTGAGACTCGTCCCGGACGGGGTACCCGCGCCCGTCACGACGCCCGAGCGCGTCGATGCCTTCCTGGCCGCGCATCCACGGCTGGCCATCGTCGTGCCAGGCTTCCATCTGAAGGGCATTGCGCCGGTCAGCGTCTTCCTGCACGCGGAAGGATCCGTGCGGCGCTATCAGCTCGGTGAGCCTCAGCTCGCTGCAGGCAATGAGCCGGAGTTGCTCGCGATGCAGGGGATGTTCTCCGCTTTCGTCGATGACGATCACATTCCGGGAGGAGAGGGTTGGCGCAAGCTCGGCGAGGCGCTCCAGCAGCTCTGTGCCGCTCACGAAGAATGGGCCCGCCAGCTCAACGAGTACCTGGAGCGGCACGGCATTACCCAGGTGCTCTTCATGCTCCGGGGCACGGATCATGTCTACTTGCCCTGGGAGGAACTGCATACGGGGCCTGGTGGTCCCCGCCTGGGCGAGCGCTACCTCATTGGCTACGTGCACACGCTCGCTGATCTGGGGATGGTGGCGCCCGCGTGGATGCCGCAGCGACAAGGCACGGTTCAGCTTCATGGAGGAGGGAAGTTCCGCGAGCAGATGAAGGTCGCGCGCGAGTGTCAGCTGGCGCTGGCCGCCCAGGGGCATGGCCTGCCGCCACTCTCGGGCGAAGAGGCATGTGATGCCCGCCGCCTTCACGCAGAGCTGCGCTCCTGTCGCCGCGTCCGGCTCTTCCTACATGCTCACCATGATCGACTCAACCCCGAGCAGGATCGCATCACGCTGGTGGATGCGGAGGAGCAGACGGCCCGTGTCGACCTGAAGGCGAGCGAGCTGCGCTGTCTGCCGCTCGCGGGGGTTGAGTGCGTGGAACTCTGGGCGTGCGAGGGGGCAGCGCATGGGCGCTCGCTCGCGGAGCATGGGCCGGCGGAGGAGCCCGAAGATGTCTCGGCGGCTTTCCTGCAGGCGGGCGCCCGCAGGGTGGTTGCCTCGCGCTGGCAGGTACCCGCGCTCACCAGCGCGCTGATGATGGAGCGCTTCGCCTTGCTGGTGGGGCAGGGATGGGGAGAGGCCGCTGCCCTGAGGAGCGCACGCGAGGAGTGCCGGGCCGCGTTCAGATCGGGAGGAATCATCGAGCGGCACCTGCGCGGCAGCGTGGCCACCCTGGGGCCGGGGCTCCACGCCTCTCTCGAGAAAGCCTTCATGGAGGCCGTACTGCAGCTCAGGGAGAGTTGGGGTGCCCAGAAGCGTGAGAACTGGAACAGCTCAAGCCTCATGCAGGCGATGGGGCGCCTCGTCCGTTACGTCCCGCCCAGGTCAACGGAACTCTCCGTACCAACGTATGACAGCTCCGTGCAACGAGCCGATGCGCAGATCGCCGAGTACCTGCAGCCTTTCCAGAACCCGCTGTGCTGGAGCGGGTGGCGCCTCATTGTTCGCAGGCTGGAGGATTGGGACACGGCCACATGCATCAAAAAAGCATAA
- a CDS encoding DUF3883 domain-containing protein → MANKKTRGDTSQPQDPVESIREKTIGEIRTFIAELGNGTAQYRTVHSLTQQIEHQYHSRFIIELLQNAHDALLADPSVGKGRIEVALVTESSGASSIYVANDGRPFQPENFLAIARLGQSNKDPTQSVGHKGLGFRSVLEVCDAPEIYSRAPTAPDLGSGVACFDGYCFRFAPSIVAAIGEAALELLEGGTEARVRLDGIELATGPVDAERYRARIHASGTDPMKEAQLLSAYLLPLPVTAQPPHVADYAARGFSTVVRLSLRDEAARRNALERLAEIDEETFLFLHALSHLDLRVPGEASRSYRKFTVAPPPEGFERQIRIVRDGVEGEAVFRLWERTVGGENAEEAAELQVAVKGLSESWKKLTEVSLAVAVRLDQPTEGLFFIHLPTKLPTGVAAHLHAPFYGDLSRKNIDWTNPLNALLLRYVIKWIDQLVRQHLAGGGLQDALAIIDLLAPLQGSTNAIQSIIPGLKDTALLLTDKGWKTPAQARLIPQPANRRLLDASRLRRHAAFAALPQDLESRRPALTLLFRQLQLDDKPTYQELAETLQGVARDLHARLRKAPEEGASEWVTFWQETEQLIPRDHARFLRDQSLLLSHDGELLTSSSSRHGPKIFFQPSRGEEDEPLEAGGLSRIQVPPTLSASIAFLSDSIPLLQTVTAGRREKTAVRRYLEGTLVDEYGALPILRDVVIPSLPRGRVIEGSPEADRCREALDFGLRIIRGASGQTSLLPLLSQLRVPCKGGWFVASDTAFGPGWEHRGGEALLALLDETHTEHAGFERDRLLLPPDHPNWSGHGPGLAKWLDQAGTTRGLRLRPFKEDWSSLCRSAYCRFQTLPEHPPPGVAAAQWQAYRHAIRETTSTHYSGWFTYEWKDQRRIAALDRFDSLSRAGRSALMQVLLHSLSCWPPEWSSASLHKLEGNPHRITTPSFLRHTLAELEWIWLDEESKGARPRSRWFVPQVIDRRQARQFEHLRPAPASVVKATAEMLQSPLDQLILLGMPRLDFDQKSPSPRLLDDLADGAAEQRFDPVHRPMFLAQARDAWGAFEPGNPPQFPRRFIVMRGSHGPLAMEPTPEDPLYIPDGTQRGIERTLPAGIPILLIAPKDASRLLSTLQRVLGDRVRTLSALKLEPFRGDIAWQASPTVERLDQSALRWLAPFALTVSAFAGGQYGTQTKTFAQAQALLRAVRIEPVEQLAVRVAKLGDGSAVPTKALWHAESTTLLYDPTSDEWLEALAGPLQQILDRHDLEAHLRLTLGRLGNAREPDMAAQHRALATINITRTQYEEVRQRWFNNLQWLVERLRPVMALLRPDFNVGLLASLGSVEAAQDCIGPWVGQNPAAAWLIEQASEGDDRAMGRALWERLGTRAELQAWNAALRASGPEYRELENSEWLAQLRSHRAAAMIPLLSIARWIAAREKQPSDYVRISEALQKDPEAAHLARSYWEVPFHATLRELRGAFVGIQGADAALAVIDAATDIDMLCSSIERDLEGAEPRVDPSGLLRDNLDRCGQLLGQLQMSAVAWRGKMKQPVGPWAQAADSLLEHVRVKLRRGDGYLSRFDDAEALRRLRESLENVVPDPSFWSLIEGCSSSVDVRARLGVTAEDEARALVPIASAQQDAQRRARLARVCGGEYDPDAPSLGSQLWTDLSKKFTQDELGALATSLVGANLEVLQRAGRKRETKGNGGGSGGSRKGLQMSDGLKRVVGLIGEILAFRILEKRFGETAVGRNAWCSKNSSLVFSDNEGDDSLGYDFQVVSDRYTWHIEVKASLDTSEQFELGSSEVRKALELANKRRQRYRILHICNLNGEPEVRFLPNPYDQNQRDRFIIDEAGMRVRYREVRDEENSD, encoded by the coding sequence ATGGCGAACAAGAAGACAAGGGGTGACACTTCTCAGCCCCAGGATCCCGTTGAGAGCATCCGAGAGAAGACCATCGGCGAGATCCGCACCTTTATCGCCGAGTTGGGAAACGGGACCGCGCAATACCGCACCGTCCACAGTCTCACCCAGCAGATTGAGCATCAGTACCACTCCCGCTTCATCATCGAGTTGCTGCAGAACGCACATGATGCGCTGCTTGCGGATCCCTCCGTCGGAAAAGGGCGCATCGAGGTGGCCTTGGTCACGGAGTCCTCAGGCGCTTCATCGATCTACGTCGCCAATGACGGACGGCCGTTTCAGCCCGAGAACTTTCTAGCGATCGCTCGCCTCGGACAGAGCAACAAAGATCCCACCCAATCCGTAGGGCACAAGGGGCTCGGATTTCGCAGCGTGCTCGAGGTCTGCGATGCACCGGAGATCTACTCGCGAGCACCAACGGCGCCGGATCTCGGATCTGGAGTGGCATGCTTCGACGGCTACTGTTTCCGCTTCGCGCCAAGCATCGTCGCAGCCATCGGCGAGGCGGCTCTCGAGCTGCTAGAGGGCGGCACCGAAGCGCGCGTCAGGCTGGACGGTATCGAGCTGGCAACCGGACCGGTGGACGCGGAACGTTACCGGGCCCGGATTCATGCGAGCGGTACGGATCCCATGAAGGAAGCGCAGTTGCTGTCGGCGTACCTGCTGCCATTGCCGGTAACTGCGCAGCCGCCTCACGTCGCTGACTACGCAGCCCGCGGCTTCAGCACGGTGGTGCGGCTCTCCCTCCGCGACGAGGCAGCCCGCCGAAACGCACTCGAGCGTCTCGCAGAGATCGACGAGGAGACCTTCCTCTTTCTGCACGCGCTCTCGCATCTTGATCTGCGTGTCCCAGGTGAGGCATCGCGCTCCTATCGCAAGTTCACAGTGGCCCCACCGCCCGAAGGCTTCGAGCGCCAGATCCGCATCGTAAGGGACGGCGTCGAGGGTGAAGCCGTGTTCCGACTCTGGGAACGGACTGTAGGCGGTGAGAATGCAGAGGAGGCCGCCGAGCTTCAGGTAGCCGTGAAGGGGCTCTCGGAGAGTTGGAAGAAACTGACCGAGGTGTCGCTCGCGGTCGCTGTGCGCCTCGACCAGCCAACGGAAGGCCTGTTCTTCATCCATCTTCCGACGAAGCTGCCCACCGGAGTCGCCGCTCATCTGCATGCGCCCTTCTATGGAGATCTCAGCCGTAAGAACATCGATTGGACGAATCCGCTCAACGCGCTGCTGCTCCGCTACGTGATCAAGTGGATCGATCAACTCGTGCGCCAGCATCTGGCCGGAGGAGGGCTTCAAGATGCGCTCGCGATCATCGACCTGCTGGCACCGCTGCAAGGGAGCACCAACGCCATACAGAGCATCATCCCTGGCCTGAAAGACACCGCTCTGCTGCTCACCGACAAGGGCTGGAAGACGCCAGCCCAAGCCAGGCTCATCCCCCAACCCGCTAACAGGAGGCTGCTCGATGCGAGTCGGCTACGGCGCCATGCGGCTTTCGCCGCGCTCCCCCAGGACCTGGAGTCACGCCGCCCTGCCCTGACCCTCTTGTTCCGCCAGCTACAGCTCGACGACAAGCCCACCTATCAAGAGTTGGCAGAAACCCTTCAAGGTGTGGCGCGCGACCTGCACGCTCGCCTGCGGAAAGCGCCCGAAGAGGGGGCCTCCGAGTGGGTAACCTTCTGGCAGGAAACCGAGCAGCTCATTCCTCGGGACCATGCGCGATTTCTCCGCGATCAGAGCCTCCTGCTCTCACATGACGGCGAACTGCTGACAAGCTCGTCGTCCAGGCATGGACCAAAGATCTTCTTCCAGCCGTCGAGAGGCGAAGAGGACGAGCCCCTTGAGGCAGGGGGGTTAAGCCGTATCCAAGTGCCTCCCACGCTTTCCGCAAGCATCGCGTTCCTCTCGGACAGCATCCCGCTCCTCCAAACCGTTACAGCTGGCCGCCGCGAAAAGACGGCGGTCCGTCGTTATCTCGAGGGGACACTGGTCGATGAATACGGCGCCTTGCCCATCTTGCGCGACGTCGTCATCCCCTCATTGCCGAGAGGCCGGGTCATCGAGGGTTCACCGGAGGCGGATCGCTGCCGGGAGGCACTCGACTTCGGACTGCGCATCATCCGAGGCGCGTCCGGGCAGACTTCGCTGCTCCCATTGCTCAGCCAACTACGGGTGCCGTGCAAGGGCGGCTGGTTCGTCGCCTCTGACACGGCGTTCGGGCCCGGGTGGGAACACCGTGGAGGTGAGGCGCTTCTTGCGCTGCTCGACGAGACCCATACGGAGCATGCTGGCTTCGAGCGGGATCGGCTGTTGCTGCCGCCGGACCACCCGAACTGGTCAGGGCATGGGCCAGGACTGGCGAAATGGCTGGACCAGGCGGGCACCACCCGTGGGCTGCGGTTGCGCCCATTCAAGGAGGACTGGTCGTCCCTGTGCCGGTCCGCATACTGCCGGTTTCAGACGCTCCCGGAACATCCCCCACCGGGTGTGGCTGCCGCACAGTGGCAAGCGTACCGCCATGCCATCCGGGAGACAACCTCCACTCATTACTCGGGGTGGTTTACGTACGAATGGAAGGATCAGCGGCGTATCGCCGCGCTCGACCGCTTCGATTCGCTCTCACGCGCGGGACGAAGCGCACTGATGCAGGTCCTTCTACACTCGCTCTCATGCTGGCCTCCTGAGTGGAGCAGCGCCTCCCTGCACAAGCTTGAAGGGAACCCTCATCGCATCACGACCCCCTCCTTCCTGCGTCACACTCTCGCCGAGCTGGAATGGATATGGCTCGACGAAGAGTCCAAGGGGGCGCGCCCCCGGAGTCGGTGGTTCGTACCCCAGGTCATCGATCGCCGTCAGGCGCGGCAGTTCGAGCACCTGCGGCCAGCACCGGCCTCCGTCGTGAAAGCCACCGCCGAAATGCTCCAGTCTCCTCTGGACCAGCTCATCCTCCTAGGCATGCCGCGGCTCGATTTCGACCAGAAGTCGCCCAGCCCCCGGCTTCTCGATGACCTTGCCGACGGGGCCGCCGAGCAGCGCTTCGACCCTGTACACCGTCCCATGTTTCTCGCACAGGCGCGCGACGCGTGGGGTGCCTTCGAGCCGGGGAATCCACCGCAGTTCCCGCGCCGCTTCATCGTCATGCGCGGCAGTCATGGGCCGCTGGCCATGGAGCCAACGCCAGAAGATCCCCTGTACATCCCCGATGGCACGCAGCGCGGGATCGAACGAACTCTGCCCGCGGGAATCCCGATCCTGTTGATCGCCCCTAAGGATGCGTCCCGCCTGCTGTCGACGCTGCAGCGAGTGCTCGGGGATCGTGTGCGCACACTCTCGGCTCTGAAGCTTGAGCCCTTCCGAGGTGACATCGCGTGGCAAGCCTCGCCGACCGTCGAAAGGTTGGACCAGAGCGCGCTGCGCTGGCTGGCGCCGTTTGCGCTCACGGTGTCCGCCTTTGCCGGCGGGCAGTACGGCACCCAGACGAAGACTTTCGCTCAAGCCCAGGCACTGCTGCGTGCCGTGCGGATCGAGCCGGTCGAGCAGCTCGCGGTGCGCGTGGCCAAGCTCGGCGATGGAAGCGCGGTGCCCACGAAGGCGTTATGGCATGCCGAGTCGACGACGCTCCTCTACGATCCCACGTCGGATGAGTGGCTCGAGGCGCTGGCCGGCCCTCTTCAGCAGATCCTCGACAGGCATGATCTGGAAGCTCACCTACGCCTCACGTTGGGCCGTCTGGGGAACGCTCGCGAGCCTGACATGGCAGCCCAGCACCGTGCGCTGGCGACGATCAATATTACGAGAACGCAATATGAGGAGGTCCGGCAGCGCTGGTTCAACAACCTTCAGTGGCTCGTCGAGAGGCTGCGGCCCGTGATGGCGCTGCTCCGTCCCGACTTCAATGTCGGTCTTCTGGCCTCCCTTGGCTCGGTTGAAGCAGCGCAGGACTGCATTGGTCCGTGGGTGGGGCAGAATCCCGCCGCCGCCTGGCTCATCGAGCAGGCATCCGAGGGAGACGACCGCGCCATGGGCCGCGCACTCTGGGAGCGGCTCGGAACTCGGGCGGAGTTGCAGGCCTGGAACGCAGCGCTACGCGCTTCAGGGCCGGAGTATCGTGAACTTGAGAATTCCGAATGGCTTGCCCAGCTGCGCTCGCACCGTGCGGCCGCCATGATTCCGCTGCTGTCGATTGCACGTTGGATCGCCGCGCGGGAGAAACAGCCGAGCGACTATGTGCGAATCTCCGAAGCGCTCCAGAAGGATCCCGAAGCAGCACACCTTGCACGCTCCTACTGGGAAGTTCCCTTCCATGCAACGCTCCGGGAACTCCGCGGCGCGTTCGTTGGGATCCAGGGCGCCGATGCTGCCCTGGCAGTCATTGATGCGGCGACCGACATCGACATGCTCTGCAGCTCCATCGAGCGCGACCTGGAAGGCGCTGAGCCGCGCGTCGACCCATCAGGCCTGTTACGCGACAACCTGGACCGCTGTGGGCAACTGCTCGGGCAACTCCAGATGAGCGCTGTCGCGTGGAGGGGGAAGATGAAGCAGCCTGTCGGCCCCTGGGCGCAGGCCGCTGACTCGCTGCTGGAGCATGTGCGAGTGAAGCTACGGCGTGGCGACGGCTACCTTTCCCGCTTCGATGATGCCGAGGCTCTGCGTCGACTGCGCGAGTCCCTCGAGAACGTTGTGCCTGACCCTTCATTCTGGTCGCTCATCGAAGGCTGCTCAAGCAGCGTGGACGTGCGCGCGCGCCTTGGCGTAACCGCCGAAGACGAAGCGAGGGCCCTGGTGCCGATCGCGTCCGCTCAGCAGGACGCGCAACGCAGGGCCCGCTTGGCACGTGTGTGTGGCGGCGAATACGACCCTGATGCTCCCTCGCTGGGCTCGCAGCTCTGGACAGACCTCTCGAAGAAGTTCACTCAGGACGAGCTCGGCGCACTGGCCACCTCTCTCGTTGGTGCGAATCTGGAGGTGCTCCAGCGTGCCGGAAGAAAGCGGGAGACGAAGGGCAATGGAGGAGGCAGCGGGGGATCTCGCAAGGGCCTGCAGATGAGCGATGGCCTGAAGCGTGTTGTGGGCCTCATCGGCGAGATCCTCGCGTTTCGCATCTTGGAGAAACGCTTCGGAGAGACCGCCGTCGGCAGGAACGCGTGGTGCTCGAAGAATAGCTCCCTCGTCTTCAGCGATAACGAGGGAGACGACAGCCTCGGCTACGACTTCCAGGTGGTGAGCGATCGCTATACATGGCACATTGAGGTCAAGGCTTCTCTGGACACCAGCGAACAGTTTGAGCTGGGCTCATCCGAGGTGCGCAAAGCCCTGGAGTTGGCCAACAAGCGTCGCCAGCGATACCGCATCCTGCACATTTGCAACCTCAACGGTGAACCAGAAGTACGGTTCCTCCCGAACCCATACGATCAGAACCAGCGGGATCGGTTCATCATCGACGAAGCTGGGATGCGGGTGCGGTACCGGGAAGTGAGGGACGAGGAGAATAGCGATTGA
- a CDS encoding ribosome-binding protein, which yields MPFLPIITNNLGKIAATLAAGTVGYASRKTIGRWLACEDEQQETQECLHRQAQEVRQLQGQMTLTELDRKHSELLEKLNQANTAALGEMLSLTKEVKTEVADLRNGLQGQLDTQRAETMRLGKELREMKERQEKMEASLRGTAPGTSEPQPTRRKTGNGATGPMKPSMGDETKTSSSRASARTSRTM from the coding sequence ATGCCCTTTCTGCCCATCATCACCAACAACCTCGGCAAGATCGCTGCGACCTTGGCCGCGGGCACTGTCGGCTACGCCAGCCGCAAGACCATTGGCCGCTGGCTCGCGTGCGAAGACGAGCAGCAGGAGACGCAGGAGTGTCTGCACCGGCAGGCGCAGGAAGTCCGACAGCTCCAGGGTCAGATGACGCTGACCGAGCTCGACCGGAAGCACTCCGAACTGCTCGAGAAGCTCAACCAGGCCAACACCGCCGCGCTGGGCGAGATGCTCTCGCTGACGAAGGAAGTGAAGACGGAGGTGGCCGACCTGCGCAATGGGCTTCAGGGCCAGCTCGACACTCAGCGCGCCGAGACAATGCGGCTGGGCAAGGAGCTGCGCGAGATGAAGGAGCGGCAGGAGAAGATGGAGGCGAGCCTCCGCGGTACCGCCCCCGGAACCAGTGAGCCGCAGCCGACTCGAAGGAAGACCGGCAACGGAGCCACCGGGCCCATGAAGCCGAGCATGGGTGACGAGACCAAGACCAGCTCGAGCAGGGCCTCGGCTCGTACTTCGCGCACCATGTGA